A single region of the Candidatus Margulisiibacteriota bacterium genome encodes:
- a CDS encoding excinuclease ABC subunit UvrC, which translates to MPSLREKASQLPNSPGVYIFKDRTGSIIYVGKAKALKRRVLSYFNREPDIKTNLLLRRACDLDYQITGSEMDALLLEDQFVKKYRPRYNINLKDDKSYPYLKLTVKEEWPRLIMARRKQRDGALYFGPYTGVMAKELLRMIKKIFPFRWCKDSPLKKKPQPCLYFRIGVCPGPCIDRISQAEYRSIVTSIKELLKGKLSRLIGKLRLEMEKASGAKEFETAASLRDRISYLTKIVEKRKQPESTGPEEPKALIKLRDALGLPTLPSRIEAFDISNTSGSYIVASMVVFTDGSPFKPHYRRFMIRSVKGEPNDVRSMNEVVKRRYGGGLSRQLPLPDLILIDGGLPQLGGALAGIKGTAGEGVPMIGLAKKEERIILPDQGKPLELGRESAALQLLQRVRDEAHRFAVKYHRLKRARGLFR; encoded by the coding sequence ATGCCTTCTCTCCGGGAAAAAGCTTCGCAGCTGCCGAATTCCCCCGGGGTATATATCTTCAAGGATCGGACAGGCTCGATCATTTATGTCGGCAAAGCAAAAGCGCTGAAACGACGCGTACTTTCCTATTTTAACCGCGAGCCAGATATTAAGACAAACCTTTTGCTGCGCAGGGCTTGCGACCTGGACTACCAGATCACCGGGTCGGAGATGGATGCCTTGCTGCTCGAGGACCAGTTTGTTAAAAAGTACCGCCCCAGGTACAACATCAACTTAAAAGACGACAAATCATATCCATATCTCAAGCTTACCGTAAAAGAAGAGTGGCCGCGGCTTATAATGGCGCGCCGCAAGCAAAGAGACGGCGCCCTTTACTTCGGCCCATACACCGGGGTTATGGCTAAAGAGCTGTTAAGGATGATAAAAAAAATATTTCCTTTTCGCTGGTGCAAGGATTCTCCTCTGAAAAAAAAGCCTCAACCCTGCCTGTACTTTAGGATAGGTGTTTGTCCCGGCCCTTGCATTGACAGGATCAGCCAGGCGGAATATCGTTCAATCGTTACCAGCATTAAAGAGCTATTAAAGGGGAAATTAAGCAGGCTTATCGGCAAGTTGCGGCTGGAAATGGAGAAAGCCTCCGGAGCAAAGGAATTCGAAACAGCCGCAAGCTTGCGCGACCGGATCAGTTATTTGACAAAGATAGTTGAAAAAAGAAAACAGCCGGAAAGCACCGGGCCGGAAGAGCCCAAAGCGTTAATTAAACTGCGGGATGCGCTGGGTTTGCCGACTTTGCCGTCCAGGATAGAGGCGTTCGATATTTCCAATACTTCCGGGTCATATATTGTGGCATCAATGGTCGTTTTTACCGACGGATCGCCGTTCAAGCCGCATTACCGTAGATTTATGATACGCTCGGTCAAAGGGGAGCCGAACGATGTCCGCTCAATGAACGAAGTTGTTAAAAGGCGCTACGGCGGAGGACTATCAAGGCAGCTGCCGCTCCCCGACTTGATCCTGATCGATGGTGGTCTGCCGCAGCTGGGAGGAGCATTAGCCGGGATAAAAGGGACGGCTGGGGAGGGGGTTCCGATGATCGGTTTGGCTAAAAAAGAGGAAAGAATAATTTTACCGGACCAAGGGAAACCGCTTGAATTAGGGCGGGAGTCAGCCGCGTTGCAGCTGCTGCAAAGGGTCCGCGACGAGGCCCACCGTTTCGCGGTAAAATACCATCGATTAAAGAGGGCCCGGGGGCTTTTTCGCTAA
- the rplI gene encoding 50S ribosomal protein L9: MKVIFVEDDRIEEVSNGYARNYLIPNKLAILATPAAVIAAGKRREKRKGKLDKRRAELQELAAQLTALEVNLSANAGEEGRLFGTITTADIAEEIKKTAGHEIDKRKIELAAPIKMIGEYQVKIKLFHDIVAAPKVIVAAK; encoded by the coding sequence ATGAAAGTAATCTTTGTTGAAGACGACAGGATCGAAGAGGTTTCCAACGGCTATGCCCGTAATTATTTGATACCAAACAAACTGGCCATACTGGCCACTCCTGCAGCGGTGATCGCTGCCGGAAAAAGGCGGGAAAAGCGAAAAGGGAAGCTGGATAAGCGCAGGGCCGAGTTGCAGGAATTAGCGGCACAATTGACAGCCCTTGAGGTTAACCTGAGCGCGAACGCGGGAGAAGAAGGCCGGCTTTTCGGAACGATTACTACCGCCGATATCGCGGAAGAGATCAAGAAAACGGCTGGCCATGAAATTGACAAGAGAAAAATAGAATTGGCCGCCCCGATCAAAATGATCGGTGAATACCAGGTTAAGATCAAGCTGTTTCACGACATTGTAGCCGCGCCGAAAGTAATCGTCGCCGCCAAGTAA
- the rpsR gene encoding 30S ribosomal protein S18: MEGKERERKGKPSQFKKRKRKPCIFCIDDKKIDFKDVAFVRRFMTDRGKIAPRRLSGCCALHQRMVAKAVKRSREVGLVPYMVD, encoded by the coding sequence ATGGAAGGCAAGGAAAGAGAACGGAAAGGGAAACCATCACAATTTAAAAAAAGGAAGCGCAAGCCGTGCATTTTTTGCATAGACGACAAAAAGATAGACTTTAAAGACGTGGCTTTTGTCAGGCGGTTTATGACCGATCGCGGCAAGATCGCTCCGCGGCGGCTCAGCGGTTGCTGCGCCCTGCATCAGCGGATGGTAGCAAAAGCGGTTAAAAGGTCAAGAGAGGTCGGCTTAGTGCCGTATATGGTGGATTAA
- a CDS encoding single-stranded DNA-binding protein has translation MYNKAFLIGNLTRDPELRYTPSGIAVARFTIAVNRIKKSDADGGDGGKSGQDVDFINIVAWRRLAEVCGEFLKKGRPVAIEGRLQIRGYVGKDGQKKTMSEVVADNMQMLGRKGDTAEAPVASEAGPEKIDTEEAPF, from the coding sequence ATGTATAACAAAGCATTTTTGATCGGCAACCTGACCAGAGACCCGGAATTGCGCTACACCCCAAGCGGGATAGCGGTCGCCCGGTTCACCATTGCGGTCAATCGGATCAAAAAAAGCGATGCCGACGGTGGAGACGGCGGCAAGAGCGGACAGGATGTTGATTTTATCAATATCGTTGCCTGGCGAAGGCTGGCTGAAGTATGCGGTGAATTTTTGAAAAAAGGGCGTCCGGTCGCGATCGAAGGGCGCCTGCAGATCAGAGGTTATGTTGGAAAGGACGGCCAAAAGAAAACCATGTCGGAGGTTGTGGCCGACAATATGCAGATGCTGGGAAGAAAGGGTGACACGGCTGAGGCGCCGGTAGCGAGCGAAGCCGGGCCGGAAAAAATCGATACTGAAGAGGCCCCATTTTAA
- a CDS encoding single-stranded DNA-binding protein — MANLNRIILVGRLVEELDSRITVNGLPVAKFRLEVERSFGENAVDYIDVVAWRKLAEESKDRLKKGLMVLVEGRIQNRSFDGQNGQRQWVTEVVARSIVPLDKGQAAKTRKEEAVAAVGDAEMADLEAAEDLPF; from the coding sequence TTGGCGAATCTTAATCGAATAATACTGGTTGGCCGCCTTGTTGAAGAACTGGACAGCAGAATAACAGTAAATGGCCTGCCGGTCGCTAAGTTCAGACTGGAAGTCGAGCGCTCTTTTGGCGAGAACGCGGTTGATTACATCGATGTGGTTGCCTGGCGCAAATTAGCGGAGGAGAGCAAGGACCGTTTAAAAAAAGGGTTAATGGTTTTAGTTGAAGGGCGGATCCAAAACCGTTCATTTGACGGTCAGAACGGTCAGCGCCAATGGGTTACGGAAGTTGTCGCCAGGAGCATTGTTCCTCTTGACAAAGGTCAGGCCGCCAAGACAAGGAAAGAAGAGGCGGTTGCTGCCGTTGGCGACGCAGAAATGGCGGACCTCGAAGCGGCGGAGGACCTTCCTTTTTAA
- the rpsF gene encoding 30S ribosomal protein S6: MKAYELIMIMDPILGEEKIGLIIDKISDKIKSLKGEIDSVEKWGVRRLNSVFKKAKRQANGFYVLVRLKGPANLPAEVKALLKVTENVTRYFLTNAFVQTEAPVEKKEIIGTPLEAVNVGEIKGEAVGES, from the coding sequence TTGAAAGCATATGAATTGATCATGATCATGGACCCGATACTCGGAGAAGAGAAAATCGGGCTAATTATCGATAAAATCAGCGATAAAATCAAATCTTTAAAGGGTGAGATTGACAGTGTTGAAAAATGGGGAGTAAGGCGGCTTAATTCGGTGTTTAAAAAGGCCAAAAGACAGGCAAACGGCTTTTATGTTTTGGTAAGGCTAAAGGGACCGGCAAATCTGCCGGCCGAGGTAAAGGCCCTCTTAAAAGTGACCGAAAACGTTACGAGGTATTTTTTAACCAACGCTTTTGTCCAAACAGAAGCTCCTGTAGAGAAAAAAGAGATAATCGGGACTCCGCTTGAGGCGGTCAATGTTGGTGAAATAAAAGGGGAAGCGGTTGGCGAATCTTAA
- the ychF gene encoding redox-regulated ATPase YchF: MGLSIGIVGLPNVGKSTLFNALSRAKAQASNYPFCTIDPNIGVVEVPDPRIEALVKLFSSKKVVPAIIEFYDIAGLVKGAHKGEGLGNKFLAHIREVDAIAHVVRCFSAEDVVHVEGAVDPRRDIEIIEAELILADLATIEKRFESIRKAIKSGDKDILRTLHLLEKIKELLDKGQPARSLVSSMSSDDLKLLREFSLITLKPVLYVANVDEDGSPEQIKQIQGIAREQGAKVVTICSKLEAEIAELPVEEALSLMEGMGIKESALAQLIRSSYELLNLITFFTAGEKETHAWTIQKGAKAPQAAGKIHSDMERGFIAAEVIRYQEMIDCGSYPKAREKGVLKTEGKEYIVEDGDIIVIRFNV; encoded by the coding sequence ATGGGGCTATCGATCGGGATCGTTGGCCTCCCTAATGTTGGGAAGTCAACGCTTTTTAATGCCTTGTCCAGAGCAAAGGCGCAGGCATCTAATTACCCATTTTGTACGATCGATCCGAACATCGGGGTCGTGGAAGTCCCTGACCCAAGAATTGAAGCTTTGGTCAAGCTTTTCAGCTCTAAAAAGGTTGTCCCGGCGATCATTGAATTTTATGATATTGCCGGTCTGGTCAAAGGGGCCCACAAGGGAGAAGGGTTAGGAAATAAATTCCTGGCCCATATTCGCGAGGTTGATGCTATTGCCCATGTTGTCCGTTGTTTTTCCGCCGAAGATGTTGTCCACGTTGAGGGAGCGGTCGATCCGCGCCGTGACATCGAAATTATTGAGGCAGAACTGATCTTAGCCGATCTGGCAACCATTGAAAAGCGATTTGAATCGATCAGGAAAGCGATCAAGAGCGGGGATAAGGATATCTTAAGGACGCTTCATCTGCTCGAAAAGATAAAAGAGCTTTTAGACAAAGGCCAGCCGGCAAGATCGCTTGTTTCTTCCATGAGTTCGGACGACCTAAAACTACTGCGAGAGTTTTCTCTGATCACGCTGAAGCCGGTGTTATATGTTGCTAATGTTGATGAAGACGGGAGCCCGGAGCAGATCAAGCAGATTCAAGGTATTGCCAGGGAACAGGGAGCAAAAGTTGTCACCATCTGCTCAAAGCTTGAGGCTGAAATTGCCGAGCTCCCGGTTGAGGAAGCATTAAGCCTGATGGAAGGAATGGGGATCAAAGAGTCGGCCCTTGCCCAGTTGATCCGGTCAAGCTATGAACTGTTGAATTTGATCACTTTTTTTACAGCTGGAGAGAAAGAGACGCATGCCTGGACGATCCAAAAAGGGGCAAAAGCCCCTCAGGCGGCCGGGAAGATCCACTCAGACATGGAGAGAGGCTTTATTGCGGCCGAAGTTATCCGATATCAGGAAATGATCGATTGCGGCTCTTATCCCAAAGCGAGGGAAAAAGGGGTTTTAAAGACCGAAGGGAAGGAGTATATAGTCGAAGATGGAGATATTATAGTCATCAGGTTCAACGTTTAA
- the metK gene encoding methionine adenosyltransferase has translation MDKNYLFTSESVTEGHPDKVCDQISDAILDAILAKDPVGRVAVETLVTNGLCVVAGEVTTGCYVEIPQIVRETIKEIGYTDAKYGFDWETSGVLVSLKEQSKDIARGVDTALEIRGGEVVKEDLESIGAGDQGLMFGFACDETAELMPMPIVLAHKLSKRLAEVRKNGEMPYLRPDGKSQVTIEYKNDRPVRIHTVLVAAQHSPEIDPKKLEKDVLEKVVAKVLPKEMVDKDTKYYVNPTGRFVIGGPQGDSGVTGRKIIVDTYGGYSRHGGGAFSGKDPTKVDRSGAYAARWVAKNVVAAELAKRCEVQLAYAIGIAHPLSIMVDTFGTGKIPDSEIAKIIDEVFDLRPGLIIKNLDLRRPIYKQVAAYGHFGRNDLDLPWEKTDKAAELKKKALTLVKK, from the coding sequence ATGGATAAAAACTATTTGTTTACTTCAGAATCAGTGACCGAGGGGCACCCAGACAAGGTATGCGATCAAATTTCTGACGCGATCCTGGATGCGATCTTGGCCAAAGACCCGGTCGGCCGGGTTGCGGTTGAGACCCTGGTGACCAACGGTCTTTGTGTTGTTGCCGGCGAAGTGACCACCGGCTGTTACGTTGAGATCCCGCAAATTGTTAGGGAGACCATAAAAGAGATCGGCTATACCGACGCAAAATATGGCTTTGACTGGGAAACCTCAGGCGTGCTGGTTTCCCTAAAGGAGCAGAGCAAGGATATCGCCCGTGGGGTTGACACCGCGTTAGAGATCAGAGGGGGCGAAGTGGTCAAAGAAGACCTGGAGTCGATCGGCGCAGGCGACCAGGGGTTAATGTTCGGTTTTGCCTGTGACGAAACAGCCGAGTTGATGCCGATGCCGATCGTTTTGGCCCATAAGCTAAGCAAAAGGCTTGCCGAAGTCCGCAAGAACGGCGAGATGCCCTACTTGCGCCCTGACGGGAAATCCCAGGTGACGATCGAGTACAAAAATGACCGGCCGGTCAGGATCCACACCGTGCTGGTCGCCGCCCAGCATTCTCCCGAGATCGATCCTAAAAAACTGGAAAAAGATGTTTTGGAAAAGGTCGTTGCCAAGGTTTTGCCTAAGGAAATGGTAGACAAGGATACCAAGTATTACGTCAATCCAACCGGGCGCTTTGTGATCGGTGGGCCGCAGGGAGACTCCGGGGTTACCGGGCGAAAGATCATTGTTGATACTTATGGGGGCTACTCGCGCCACGGCGGCGGAGCATTTAGCGGCAAAGATCCGACAAAAGTCGATCGGTCAGGCGCGTATGCCGCCCGCTGGGTCGCCAAGAATGTTGTTGCGGCAGAACTAGCGAAGCGCTGCGAGGTTCAGCTTGCCTACGCGATCGGGATCGCTCATCCGCTTTCGATCATGGTAGATACATTTGGAACAGGAAAAATCCCGGACAGCGAGATCGCTAAAATCATTGATGAAGTGTTTGATCTGCGGCCGGGATTGATCATTAAAAATCTTGATCTGCGCCGGCCGATCTACAAACAGGTGGCCGCTTACGGTCATTTTGGCCGCAACGATCTGGATCTGCCGTGGGAAAAGACCGATAAAGCGGCGGAGCTGAAGAAAAAAGCCCTGACATTGGTTAAAAAATAA